One window of the Lepidochelys kempii isolate rLepKem1 chromosome 23, rLepKem1.hap2, whole genome shotgun sequence genome contains the following:
- the IRAK1 gene encoding interleukin-1 receptor-associated kinase 1 isoform X3 — protein sequence MAGTGSGSGSGCGCFLYELPAWLVCGLCRLMDALDRADWERFASRIARDQVELRLCEGTDGRTQRLLWAWTNRNARVGELLALLDELELYRARDLLASSPPAPHPPTGDSRAWTVTWDPPKPPPQPPPEPSCPSLPLPGPPPSSLLSTRTQGPGPPPAAPPADQGVESLGPAPLVLGPAPQPFAWPLAELVQATDGFAERHKVGEGGFGCVYRARLRNTDYAVKRLKEDLELDWSSIRSSFLTEVEKLSRFRHPNIVEFGGFCAERDHFCLVYVFMPNGSLEDRLSGQGGRPPLTWAQRLEVLVGTARAVQFLHHDTPSLIHGDIKSSNILLDQVLRPRLGDFGLARAGQGRVGSGGLSASLGRTHTVRGTLAYLPPEYVQSGALSPAIDTYSYGVVLLETLTGRRALETDGRGRTKFLKDLVAEEEEAEVGEGPGRSQRAVTGPDQDARATRVGTRIFRSHVDSRVGPCPEGLGPALGRLATLCLQKRSKRRPPMAQVLPRPCTPRFTSTRPGSASWSGWRCTSRGRWTAWGCWPPSSRQARPPACPRRVMILSPEKDGQIWKDEVLSDAGASPTPKRTSRLLEPPLDPGTQASGEVTLNGGADAPLPSPPAGMGPRQPRRRL from the exons cctcgCGGATCGCGCGGGACCAGGTCGAGCTGCGTCTGTGCGaggggacggacggacggacccAGCGGCTGCTCTGGGCCTGGACGAACCGAAACGCCCGGGTCGGGGAGCTGCTGGCGCTGCTGGACGAGCTGGAGCTGTACCGGGCTCGCGACCTGCTGGCCAGCT ctcctccagccccccacccccccaccggTGACAGCAGAGCTTGGACCGTTACCTGGGACCCCCCCAAACCACCCCCGCAGCCCCCGCCAG agccctCCTGCCCGTCGCTGCCTCTGCCTGGCCCCCCACCCAGCAGCCTGCTCAGCACCAGGACCCAGGGTCCCGGCCCtccacccgcagccccccctgCCGACCAG ggggtggagtctctgggccctgcccccctggtgctgggccctgccccccagccctttgCCTGGCCCCTGGCGGAGCTGGTGCAGGCCACGGACGGCTTCGCGGAGCGGCATAAGGTCGGGGAAGGCGGGTTCGGCTGCGTGTACCGGGCCCGGCTGCGCAACACCGACTACGCGGTCAAGCGGCTGAAGGAG GACCTGGAGCTAGATTGGAGCAGCATCCGGAGCAGCTTTCTCACCGAGGTGGAGAAACTGTCACG GTTCCGGCACCCCAACATCGTGGAGTTCGGGGGGTTCTGCGCCGAGCGGGACCATTTCTGCCTCGTCTACGTTTTCATGCCCAATGGGTCCCTGGAGGATCGGCTGAGTGGCCAG ggCGGGCGCCCCCCCCTGACATGGGCCCAGCGGCTGGAGGTGCTGGTGGGGACAGCGCGAGCCGTCCAGTTCCTGCACCACGACACACCCAGCCTGATCCACGGGGACATCAAGAG ctcgaATATCCTGCTGGACCAGGTGCTGCGCCCCCGGCTGGGCGACTTCGGGCTGGCGCGGGCCGGGCAGGGccgggtggggagcggggggctcaGCGCCAGCCTGGGCCGGACCCACACGGTGCGGGGCACCCTGGCCTACCTGCCCCCCGAGTACGTGCAGAGCGGGGCCCTGTCCCCCGCTATCGACACCTATAGCTACGGTGTG GTGCTGCTGGAAACGCTGACGGGGAGACGGGCCCTGGAGACAGACGGACGCGGACGGACAAAGTTCCTG aaggATCTGGtcgcagaggaggaggaggctgaggtGGGCGAGGGTCCCGGGCGATCGCAGCGGGCGGTGACGGGCCCAGACCAGGACGCTCGGGCGACTCGGGTCGGCACCAGGATCTTCCGGAGCCACGTGGACTCGCGGGTCGGGCCGTGTccggaggggctgggccctgcgcTGGGCCGGCTGGCGACCCTCTGCCTCCAGAAACGCAGCAAACGGCGCCCGCCCATGGCCCAG GTGTTGCCCcgtccctgcacccccagattCACATCAACCCGGCCCGGCAGCGCATCATGGAGCGGCTGGCGCTgtaccagcagggggcgctggacAGCCTGGGGGTGCTGGCCTCCGAGCTCCCGGCAG gctcGGCCCCCCGCCTGCCCGAGGAGAGTGATGATTTTGAGCCCTGAGAAGGATGGACAGATATGGAAGGATGAAGTTCTCAGCGATGCGGGGGCAAGCCCCACCCCGAAACGCACCTCCAGGCTGCTAGAACCCCCCCTCGATccagggacccaggcgtccggggagGTGACTTTGAATGGAGGGGCAgacgctcccctcccctcccctccagcgggCATGGGGCCCAGGCAGCCAAGAAGGCGCCTTTGA
- the IRAK1 gene encoding interleukin-1 receptor-associated kinase 1 isoform X5, producing MAGTGSGSGSGCGCFLYELPAWLVCGLCRLMDALDRADWERFASRIARDQVELRLCEGTDGRTQRLLWAWTNRNARVGELLALLDELELYRARDLLASWQPPSEPPVLRPPFLPSAPPAPHPPTGDSRAWTVTWDPPKPPPQPPPEPSCPSLPLPGPPPSSLLSTRTQGPGPPPAAPPADQGVESLGPAPLVLGPAPQPFAWPLAELVQATDGFAERHKVGEGGFGCVYRARLRNTDYAVKRLKEDLELDWSSIRSSFLTEVEKLSRFRHPNIVEFGGFCAERDHFCLVYVFMPNGSLEDRLSGQGGRPPLTWAQRLEVLVGTARAVQFLHHDTPSLIHGDIKSSNILLDQVLRPRLGDFGLARAGQGRVGSGGLSASLGRTHTVRGTLAYLPPEYVQSGALSPAIDTYSYGVVLLETLTGRRALETDGRGRTKFLVLPRPCTPRFTSTRPGSASWSGWRCTSRGRWTAWGCWPPSSRQARPPACPRRVMILSPEKDGQIWKDEVLSDAGASPTPKRTSRLLEPPLDPGTQASGEVTLNGGADAPLPSPPAGMGPRQPRRRL from the exons cctcgCGGATCGCGCGGGACCAGGTCGAGCTGCGTCTGTGCGaggggacggacggacggacccAGCGGCTGCTCTGGGCCTGGACGAACCGAAACGCCCGGGTCGGGGAGCTGCTGGCGCTGCTGGACGAGCTGGAGCTGTACCGGGCTCGCGACCTGCTGGCCAGCT GGCAGCCTCCCTCCGAGCCCCCTGTCCTGAGACCCCCGTTtcttccctcagctcctccagccccccacccccccaccggTGACAGCAGAGCTTGGACCGTTACCTGGGACCCCCCCAAACCACCCCCGCAGCCCCCGCCAG agccctCCTGCCCGTCGCTGCCTCTGCCTGGCCCCCCACCCAGCAGCCTGCTCAGCACCAGGACCCAGGGTCCCGGCCCtccacccgcagccccccctgCCGACCAG ggggtggagtctctgggccctgcccccctggtgctgggccctgccccccagccctttgCCTGGCCCCTGGCGGAGCTGGTGCAGGCCACGGACGGCTTCGCGGAGCGGCATAAGGTCGGGGAAGGCGGGTTCGGCTGCGTGTACCGGGCCCGGCTGCGCAACACCGACTACGCGGTCAAGCGGCTGAAGGAG GACCTGGAGCTAGATTGGAGCAGCATCCGGAGCAGCTTTCTCACCGAGGTGGAGAAACTGTCACG GTTCCGGCACCCCAACATCGTGGAGTTCGGGGGGTTCTGCGCCGAGCGGGACCATTTCTGCCTCGTCTACGTTTTCATGCCCAATGGGTCCCTGGAGGATCGGCTGAGTGGCCAG ggCGGGCGCCCCCCCCTGACATGGGCCCAGCGGCTGGAGGTGCTGGTGGGGACAGCGCGAGCCGTCCAGTTCCTGCACCACGACACACCCAGCCTGATCCACGGGGACATCAAGAG ctcgaATATCCTGCTGGACCAGGTGCTGCGCCCCCGGCTGGGCGACTTCGGGCTGGCGCGGGCCGGGCAGGGccgggtggggagcggggggctcaGCGCCAGCCTGGGCCGGACCCACACGGTGCGGGGCACCCTGGCCTACCTGCCCCCCGAGTACGTGCAGAGCGGGGCCCTGTCCCCCGCTATCGACACCTATAGCTACGGTGTG GTGCTGCTGGAAACGCTGACGGGGAGACGGGCCCTGGAGACAGACGGACGCGGACGGACAAAGTTCCTG GTGTTGCCCcgtccctgcacccccagattCACATCAACCCGGCCCGGCAGCGCATCATGGAGCGGCTGGCGCTgtaccagcagggggcgctggacAGCCTGGGGGTGCTGGCCTCCGAGCTCCCGGCAG gctcGGCCCCCCGCCTGCCCGAGGAGAGTGATGATTTTGAGCCCTGAGAAGGATGGACAGATATGGAAGGATGAAGTTCTCAGCGATGCGGGGGCAAGCCCCACCCCGAAACGCACCTCCAGGCTGCTAGAACCCCCCCTCGATccagggacccaggcgtccggggagGTGACTTTGAATGGAGGGGCAgacgctcccctcccctcccctccagcgggCATGGGGCCCAGGCAGCCAAGAAGGCGCCTTTGA
- the IRAK1 gene encoding interleukin-1 receptor-associated kinase 1 isoform X6 — protein MAGTGSGSGSGCGCFLYELPAWLVCGLCRLMDALDRADWERFASRIARDQVELRLCEGTDGRTQRLLWAWTNRNARVGELLALLDELELYRARDLLASWQPPSEPPVLRPPFLPSAPPAPHPPTGDSRAWTVTWDPPKPPPQPPPEPSCPSLPLPGPPPSSLLSTRTQGPGPPPAAPPADQGVESLGPAPLVLGPAPQPFAWPLAELVQATDGFAERHKVGEGGFGCVYRARLRNTDYAVKRLKEDLELDWSSIRSSFLTEVEKLSRFRHPNIVEFGGFCAERDHFCLVYVFMPNGSLEDRLSGQGGRPPLTWAQRLEVLVGTARAVQFLHHDTPSLIHGDIKSSNILLDQVLRPRLGDFGLARAGQGRVGSGGLSASLGRTHTVRGTLAYLPPEYVQSGALSPAIDTYSYGVVLLETLTGRRALETDGRGRTKFLARPPACPRRVMILSPEKDGQIWKDEVLSDAGASPTPKRTSRLLEPPLDPGTQASGEVTLNGGADAPLPSPPAGMGPRQPRRRL, from the exons cctcgCGGATCGCGCGGGACCAGGTCGAGCTGCGTCTGTGCGaggggacggacggacggacccAGCGGCTGCTCTGGGCCTGGACGAACCGAAACGCCCGGGTCGGGGAGCTGCTGGCGCTGCTGGACGAGCTGGAGCTGTACCGGGCTCGCGACCTGCTGGCCAGCT GGCAGCCTCCCTCCGAGCCCCCTGTCCTGAGACCCCCGTTtcttccctcagctcctccagccccccacccccccaccggTGACAGCAGAGCTTGGACCGTTACCTGGGACCCCCCCAAACCACCCCCGCAGCCCCCGCCAG agccctCCTGCCCGTCGCTGCCTCTGCCTGGCCCCCCACCCAGCAGCCTGCTCAGCACCAGGACCCAGGGTCCCGGCCCtccacccgcagccccccctgCCGACCAG ggggtggagtctctgggccctgcccccctggtgctgggccctgccccccagccctttgCCTGGCCCCTGGCGGAGCTGGTGCAGGCCACGGACGGCTTCGCGGAGCGGCATAAGGTCGGGGAAGGCGGGTTCGGCTGCGTGTACCGGGCCCGGCTGCGCAACACCGACTACGCGGTCAAGCGGCTGAAGGAG GACCTGGAGCTAGATTGGAGCAGCATCCGGAGCAGCTTTCTCACCGAGGTGGAGAAACTGTCACG GTTCCGGCACCCCAACATCGTGGAGTTCGGGGGGTTCTGCGCCGAGCGGGACCATTTCTGCCTCGTCTACGTTTTCATGCCCAATGGGTCCCTGGAGGATCGGCTGAGTGGCCAG ggCGGGCGCCCCCCCCTGACATGGGCCCAGCGGCTGGAGGTGCTGGTGGGGACAGCGCGAGCCGTCCAGTTCCTGCACCACGACACACCCAGCCTGATCCACGGGGACATCAAGAG ctcgaATATCCTGCTGGACCAGGTGCTGCGCCCCCGGCTGGGCGACTTCGGGCTGGCGCGGGCCGGGCAGGGccgggtggggagcggggggctcaGCGCCAGCCTGGGCCGGACCCACACGGTGCGGGGCACCCTGGCCTACCTGCCCCCCGAGTACGTGCAGAGCGGGGCCCTGTCCCCCGCTATCGACACCTATAGCTACGGTGTG GTGCTGCTGGAAACGCTGACGGGGAGACGGGCCCTGGAGACAGACGGACGCGGACGGACAAAGTTCCTG gctcGGCCCCCCGCCTGCCCGAGGAGAGTGATGATTTTGAGCCCTGAGAAGGATGGACAGATATGGAAGGATGAAGTTCTCAGCGATGCGGGGGCAAGCCCCACCCCGAAACGCACCTCCAGGCTGCTAGAACCCCCCCTCGATccagggacccaggcgtccggggagGTGACTTTGAATGGAGGGGCAgacgctcccctcccctcccctccagcgggCATGGGGCCCAGGCAGCCAAGAAGGCGCCTTTGA
- the IRAK1 gene encoding interleukin-1 receptor-associated kinase 1 isoform X1, translated as MAGTGSGSGSGCGCFLYELPAWLVCGLCRLMDALDRADWERFASRIARDQVELRLCEGTDGRTQRLLWAWTNRNARVGELLALLDELELYRARDLLASWQPPSEPPVLRPPFLPSAPPAPHPPTGDSRAWTVTWDPPKPPPQPPPEPSCPSLPLPGPPPSSLLSTRTQGPGPPPAAPPADQGVESLGPAPLVLGPAPQPFAWPLAELVQATDGFAERHKVGEGGFGCVYRARLRNTDYAVKRLKEDLELDWSSIRSSFLTEVEKLSRFRHPNIVEFGGFCAERDHFCLVYVFMPNGSLEDRLSGQGGRPPLTWAQRLEVLVGTARAVQFLHHDTPSLIHGDIKSSNILLDQVLRPRLGDFGLARAGQGRVGSGGLSASLGRTHTVRGTLAYLPPEYVQSGALSPAIDTYSYGVVLLETLTGRRALETDGRGRTKFLKDLVAEEEEAEVGEGPGRSQRAVTGPDQDARATRVGTRIFRSHVDSRVGPCPEGLGPALGRLATLCLQKRSKRRPPMAQVLPRPCTPRFTSTRPGSASWSGWRCTSRGRWTAWGCWPPSSRQARPPACPRRVMILSPEKDGQIWKDEVLSDAGASPTPKRTSRLLEPPLDPGTQASGEVTLNGGADAPLPSPPAGMGPRQPRRRL; from the exons cctcgCGGATCGCGCGGGACCAGGTCGAGCTGCGTCTGTGCGaggggacggacggacggacccAGCGGCTGCTCTGGGCCTGGACGAACCGAAACGCCCGGGTCGGGGAGCTGCTGGCGCTGCTGGACGAGCTGGAGCTGTACCGGGCTCGCGACCTGCTGGCCAGCT GGCAGCCTCCCTCCGAGCCCCCTGTCCTGAGACCCCCGTTtcttccctcagctcctccagccccccacccccccaccggTGACAGCAGAGCTTGGACCGTTACCTGGGACCCCCCCAAACCACCCCCGCAGCCCCCGCCAG agccctCCTGCCCGTCGCTGCCTCTGCCTGGCCCCCCACCCAGCAGCCTGCTCAGCACCAGGACCCAGGGTCCCGGCCCtccacccgcagccccccctgCCGACCAG ggggtggagtctctgggccctgcccccctggtgctgggccctgccccccagccctttgCCTGGCCCCTGGCGGAGCTGGTGCAGGCCACGGACGGCTTCGCGGAGCGGCATAAGGTCGGGGAAGGCGGGTTCGGCTGCGTGTACCGGGCCCGGCTGCGCAACACCGACTACGCGGTCAAGCGGCTGAAGGAG GACCTGGAGCTAGATTGGAGCAGCATCCGGAGCAGCTTTCTCACCGAGGTGGAGAAACTGTCACG GTTCCGGCACCCCAACATCGTGGAGTTCGGGGGGTTCTGCGCCGAGCGGGACCATTTCTGCCTCGTCTACGTTTTCATGCCCAATGGGTCCCTGGAGGATCGGCTGAGTGGCCAG ggCGGGCGCCCCCCCCTGACATGGGCCCAGCGGCTGGAGGTGCTGGTGGGGACAGCGCGAGCCGTCCAGTTCCTGCACCACGACACACCCAGCCTGATCCACGGGGACATCAAGAG ctcgaATATCCTGCTGGACCAGGTGCTGCGCCCCCGGCTGGGCGACTTCGGGCTGGCGCGGGCCGGGCAGGGccgggtggggagcggggggctcaGCGCCAGCCTGGGCCGGACCCACACGGTGCGGGGCACCCTGGCCTACCTGCCCCCCGAGTACGTGCAGAGCGGGGCCCTGTCCCCCGCTATCGACACCTATAGCTACGGTGTG GTGCTGCTGGAAACGCTGACGGGGAGACGGGCCCTGGAGACAGACGGACGCGGACGGACAAAGTTCCTG aaggATCTGGtcgcagaggaggaggaggctgaggtGGGCGAGGGTCCCGGGCGATCGCAGCGGGCGGTGACGGGCCCAGACCAGGACGCTCGGGCGACTCGGGTCGGCACCAGGATCTTCCGGAGCCACGTGGACTCGCGGGTCGGGCCGTGTccggaggggctgggccctgcgcTGGGCCGGCTGGCGACCCTCTGCCTCCAGAAACGCAGCAAACGGCGCCCGCCCATGGCCCAG GTGTTGCCCcgtccctgcacccccagattCACATCAACCCGGCCCGGCAGCGCATCATGGAGCGGCTGGCGCTgtaccagcagggggcgctggacAGCCTGGGGGTGCTGGCCTCCGAGCTCCCGGCAG gctcGGCCCCCCGCCTGCCCGAGGAGAGTGATGATTTTGAGCCCTGAGAAGGATGGACAGATATGGAAGGATGAAGTTCTCAGCGATGCGGGGGCAAGCCCCACCCCGAAACGCACCTCCAGGCTGCTAGAACCCCCCCTCGATccagggacccaggcgtccggggagGTGACTTTGAATGGAGGGGCAgacgctcccctcccctcccctccagcgggCATGGGGCCCAGGCAGCCAAGAAGGCGCCTTTGA
- the IRAK1 gene encoding interleukin-1 receptor-associated kinase 1 isoform X4 codes for MAGTGSGSGSGCGCFLYELPAWLVCGLCRLMDALDRADWERFASRIARDQVELRLCEGTDGRTQRLLWAWTNRNARVGELLALLDELELYRARDLLASWQPPSEPPVLRPPFLPSAPPAPHPPTGDSRAWTVTWDPPKPPPQPPPEPSCPSLPLPGPPPSSLLSTRTQGPGPPPAAPPADQGVESLGPAPLVLGPAPQPFAWPLAELVQATDGFAERHKVGEGGFGCVYRARLRNTDYAVKRLKEDLELDWSSIRSSFLTEVEKLSRFRHPNIVEFGGFCAERDHFCLVYVFMPNGSLEDRLSGQGGRPPLTWAQRLEVLVGTARAVQFLHHDTPSLIHGDIKSSNILLDQVLRPRLGDFGLARAGQGRVGSGGLSASLGRTHTVRGTLAYLPPEYVQSGALSPAIDTYSYGVVLLETLTGRRALETDGRGRTKFLKDLVAEEEEAEVGEGPGRSQRAVTGPDQDARATRVGTRIFRSHVDSRVGPCPEGLGPALGRLATLCLQKRSKRRPPMAQVYEDLEQLQKSLPWDPPSIPQGDSLPRAPELPPNQPVESDESLSEEGGSWLGSAPRLPEESDDFEP; via the exons cctcgCGGATCGCGCGGGACCAGGTCGAGCTGCGTCTGTGCGaggggacggacggacggacccAGCGGCTGCTCTGGGCCTGGACGAACCGAAACGCCCGGGTCGGGGAGCTGCTGGCGCTGCTGGACGAGCTGGAGCTGTACCGGGCTCGCGACCTGCTGGCCAGCT GGCAGCCTCCCTCCGAGCCCCCTGTCCTGAGACCCCCGTTtcttccctcagctcctccagccccccacccccccaccggTGACAGCAGAGCTTGGACCGTTACCTGGGACCCCCCCAAACCACCCCCGCAGCCCCCGCCAG agccctCCTGCCCGTCGCTGCCTCTGCCTGGCCCCCCACCCAGCAGCCTGCTCAGCACCAGGACCCAGGGTCCCGGCCCtccacccgcagccccccctgCCGACCAG ggggtggagtctctgggccctgcccccctggtgctgggccctgccccccagccctttgCCTGGCCCCTGGCGGAGCTGGTGCAGGCCACGGACGGCTTCGCGGAGCGGCATAAGGTCGGGGAAGGCGGGTTCGGCTGCGTGTACCGGGCCCGGCTGCGCAACACCGACTACGCGGTCAAGCGGCTGAAGGAG GACCTGGAGCTAGATTGGAGCAGCATCCGGAGCAGCTTTCTCACCGAGGTGGAGAAACTGTCACG GTTCCGGCACCCCAACATCGTGGAGTTCGGGGGGTTCTGCGCCGAGCGGGACCATTTCTGCCTCGTCTACGTTTTCATGCCCAATGGGTCCCTGGAGGATCGGCTGAGTGGCCAG ggCGGGCGCCCCCCCCTGACATGGGCCCAGCGGCTGGAGGTGCTGGTGGGGACAGCGCGAGCCGTCCAGTTCCTGCACCACGACACACCCAGCCTGATCCACGGGGACATCAAGAG ctcgaATATCCTGCTGGACCAGGTGCTGCGCCCCCGGCTGGGCGACTTCGGGCTGGCGCGGGCCGGGCAGGGccgggtggggagcggggggctcaGCGCCAGCCTGGGCCGGACCCACACGGTGCGGGGCACCCTGGCCTACCTGCCCCCCGAGTACGTGCAGAGCGGGGCCCTGTCCCCCGCTATCGACACCTATAGCTACGGTGTG GTGCTGCTGGAAACGCTGACGGGGAGACGGGCCCTGGAGACAGACGGACGCGGACGGACAAAGTTCCTG aaggATCTGGtcgcagaggaggaggaggctgaggtGGGCGAGGGTCCCGGGCGATCGCAGCGGGCGGTGACGGGCCCAGACCAGGACGCTCGGGCGACTCGGGTCGGCACCAGGATCTTCCGGAGCCACGTGGACTCGCGGGTCGGGCCGTGTccggaggggctgggccctgcgcTGGGCCGGCTGGCGACCCTCTGCCTCCAGAAACGCAGCAAACGGCGCCCGCCCATGGCCCAG GTGTATGAGGACCTAGAGCAGCTACAGAAGTCGCTGCCCTGGGATCCCCCCTCGATCCCCCAGGGGGACTCGCTCCCCAGGGCCCCAGAGCTGCCCCCCAACCAGCCTGTGGAGAGCGACGAGAGCCTGTCGGAGGAGGGGGGCAGCTGGTTGG gctcGGCCCCCCGCCTGCCCGAGGAGAGTGATGATTTTGAGCCCTGA
- the IRAK1 gene encoding interleukin-1 receptor-associated kinase 1 isoform X2: protein MAGTGSGSGSGCGCFLYELPAWLVCGLCRLMDALDRADWERFASRIARDQVELRLCEGTDGRTQRLLWAWTNRNARVGELLALLDELELYRARDLLASWQPPSEPPVLRPPFLPSAPPAPHPPTGDSRAWTVTWDPPKPPPQPPPEPSCPSLPLPGPPPSSLLSTRTQGPGPPPAAPPADQGVESLGPAPLVLGPAPQPFAWPLAELVQATDGFAERHKVGEGGFGCVYRARLRNTDYAVKRLKEDLELDWSSIRSSFLTEVEKLSRFRHPNIVEFGGFCAERDHFCLVYVFMPNGSLEDRLSGQGGRPPLTWAQRLEVLVGTARAVQFLHHDTPSLIHGDIKSSNILLDQVLRPRLGDFGLARAGQGRVGSGGLSASLGRTHTVRGTLAYLPPEYVQSGALSPAIDTYSYGVVLLETLTGRRALETDGRGRTKFLKDLVAEEEEAEVGEGPGRSQRAVTGPDQDARATRVGTRIFRSHVDSRVGPCPEGLGPALGRLATLCLQKRSKRRPPMAQVYEDLEQLQKSLPWDPPSIPQGDSLPRAPELPPNQPVESDESLSEEGGSWLGVAPSLHPQIHINPARQRIMERLALYQQGALDSLGVLASELPAGSAPRLPEESDDFEP, encoded by the exons cctcgCGGATCGCGCGGGACCAGGTCGAGCTGCGTCTGTGCGaggggacggacggacggacccAGCGGCTGCTCTGGGCCTGGACGAACCGAAACGCCCGGGTCGGGGAGCTGCTGGCGCTGCTGGACGAGCTGGAGCTGTACCGGGCTCGCGACCTGCTGGCCAGCT GGCAGCCTCCCTCCGAGCCCCCTGTCCTGAGACCCCCGTTtcttccctcagctcctccagccccccacccccccaccggTGACAGCAGAGCTTGGACCGTTACCTGGGACCCCCCCAAACCACCCCCGCAGCCCCCGCCAG agccctCCTGCCCGTCGCTGCCTCTGCCTGGCCCCCCACCCAGCAGCCTGCTCAGCACCAGGACCCAGGGTCCCGGCCCtccacccgcagccccccctgCCGACCAG ggggtggagtctctgggccctgcccccctggtgctgggccctgccccccagccctttgCCTGGCCCCTGGCGGAGCTGGTGCAGGCCACGGACGGCTTCGCGGAGCGGCATAAGGTCGGGGAAGGCGGGTTCGGCTGCGTGTACCGGGCCCGGCTGCGCAACACCGACTACGCGGTCAAGCGGCTGAAGGAG GACCTGGAGCTAGATTGGAGCAGCATCCGGAGCAGCTTTCTCACCGAGGTGGAGAAACTGTCACG GTTCCGGCACCCCAACATCGTGGAGTTCGGGGGGTTCTGCGCCGAGCGGGACCATTTCTGCCTCGTCTACGTTTTCATGCCCAATGGGTCCCTGGAGGATCGGCTGAGTGGCCAG ggCGGGCGCCCCCCCCTGACATGGGCCCAGCGGCTGGAGGTGCTGGTGGGGACAGCGCGAGCCGTCCAGTTCCTGCACCACGACACACCCAGCCTGATCCACGGGGACATCAAGAG ctcgaATATCCTGCTGGACCAGGTGCTGCGCCCCCGGCTGGGCGACTTCGGGCTGGCGCGGGCCGGGCAGGGccgggtggggagcggggggctcaGCGCCAGCCTGGGCCGGACCCACACGGTGCGGGGCACCCTGGCCTACCTGCCCCCCGAGTACGTGCAGAGCGGGGCCCTGTCCCCCGCTATCGACACCTATAGCTACGGTGTG GTGCTGCTGGAAACGCTGACGGGGAGACGGGCCCTGGAGACAGACGGACGCGGACGGACAAAGTTCCTG aaggATCTGGtcgcagaggaggaggaggctgaggtGGGCGAGGGTCCCGGGCGATCGCAGCGGGCGGTGACGGGCCCAGACCAGGACGCTCGGGCGACTCGGGTCGGCACCAGGATCTTCCGGAGCCACGTGGACTCGCGGGTCGGGCCGTGTccggaggggctgggccctgcgcTGGGCCGGCTGGCGACCCTCTGCCTCCAGAAACGCAGCAAACGGCGCCCGCCCATGGCCCAG GTGTATGAGGACCTAGAGCAGCTACAGAAGTCGCTGCCCTGGGATCCCCCCTCGATCCCCCAGGGGGACTCGCTCCCCAGGGCCCCAGAGCTGCCCCCCAACCAGCCTGTGGAGAGCGACGAGAGCCTGTCGGAGGAGGGGGGCAGCTGGTTGG GTGTTGCCCcgtccctgcacccccagattCACATCAACCCGGCCCGGCAGCGCATCATGGAGCGGCTGGCGCTgtaccagcagggggcgctggacAGCCTGGGGGTGCTGGCCTCCGAGCTCCCGGCAG gctcGGCCCCCCGCCTGCCCGAGGAGAGTGATGATTTTGAGCCCTGA